CTGCGTCGGCGAGGCGCTTACCGAGGCGGTAGGCGGCGAATTGCCCGAAGACGCCGCCTGCTCTACGACAACCTGGACCGTATCCGTACTGCTCGCCTTCCCGTCATTGACGGTCAGCTTGAAAACCAGCGTCTGACCGGAAAGGGCCGAAGTAGCCGAAAAGAACGGTGTGGCCGCAGTGCTGCCCAACAGGTTCACCGCCCCGCCGGAGACTTGTACCCACGAATAAGTCAGGTTATCTCCGTCCGGATCGGAGCTCCCGCTCCCATCCAGATTGACCTGGATACTCCCTCCCGTTAATTGCGATTGTGTGACCGTTTGATCTGCTCCTGCCGAAGCCGTAGGGGCGTGATTTACACTCTCGGTGGCAGTCACTTCATTGGAATAGCCGCTCTCATTCCCGCTTGTATCGTAGGATGTAACAGCAATATGGTATGTAACGCCGGCGGTCAGGCCGCTCAGTGTAAGCTCCGGATTCGCCGGGTCGGAAAGGGATGCAACCGGGACCGAGATCGGAGAATTCCCCTGGGAAAGCCCTGTACCGTTGTAGGGAGCGCCGGACCCGTCCGTATCATAATAAATCCTGTACCCGGCAAGATCGCTGCAGGCAGTTCCATCGGCATTGGTCGTCGTCTGATCCCAGGCAACGGTCACGGAAGCCTCGGCAAACCCTGGTCGGAGAGAAACCACCAGAAAACAAAGGATCAAAAAGATCAAGCTTTTACTTCGGATTGTCTCCATTCGTAAAGCTTTCATAAATCTACCTCACCACAAAAAAAGGCCGCCAGGAAAACTTCCTCTGGCGACCCGGCCGACATAGAAACAGAAAAGGGGAATCGGGAAATAGGAATTGGAAAAACAAGGGCAACCCCATACCCATCACCGTTTCATTAGTCCCGAGGCTCTGCGTCCCGCGGTTTCCCGCGGTTTGCTCTGAGCAAAGGAAAACTATTTTATATCAGTATGTTACACCTCATTTCCTCCACAAAAAAACCCAGCATACCGAAAAAGGCATCCTGGGTAAAAGTCCTCGGGCATCCTGCCGCCCACTATTTTACCACTTCGGGAGGTCATGACCGACCTTAATGATAAGGCCTCACAACTCTGCGATCCCGGCCTTCCGACCGGAACTGCCTTTATCGGTGGTTCTATTTTAAACATTACCCTCACTCGTCAATAATGTCAATGTCAATTTTTGACACCTTGATCGTGGAGGTACTGCAAGGCAAATGCCAATAACACCACGCAAAGCTCAGGTTCTCAAAACCCCTTTGTTTCCCATATGTTGTGTAATTATAAAAACGTTCATACAACATCTGGCGTTAAATGTCAACAAATAATGCATGTTTTTTTGTACAATTCGCCTGAATAGCTGTATCGGATAAGATACATTCCTTGGGGATAAAGCAAATTCAGAAAACCAAAAGATCCCTCCCGGCCAATCGGATCATGTATAATAAAATCACGTAATATTCAGGCTGACAAATAACGTGAGGTCTATAAGATGAGGCCTGAACAACCCATCCCCGTCGAAGGCTATGACCAACGGCAGGAGCATCTTCACTCCCGCTGTCTGCATATCGGCCGGCTTATCGCAATCCTGGTTCTAGCGTCGTTACTCTCTTACGGCTTCTTCGTTGAGCCGCACAGGTTACGTACGGTCACAGTAACCATCCGGGACCGGGATATGGCCGATGTGCTTGGAGGTCTACGGATCATCCAGATGAGTGATCTTCACCTCGGCAGCAATTCAACGATCACCCCGAAAGAGATATTCGCCATCCTGCAGAAAATCCGGCCGGACCTGATCCTCCTTACAGGGGACCTGGTGGACTGGAGCAGAAGCGACAAGGACTATGATGAGGTCTTCGACTTTTTATCTCACCTCCATGCACCACTTGGGGTCTTTGCCGTAATGGGGGATGCCGACTATTCCAGTACCCGCCGCTCCTGTGAATACTGTCACCGGAAGGAAAGCGGTCTGCCCGTCGAAGACCATGACGTAAGGTTTCTGCGGAACAAGCTATGGCCTCTGAAAGGAAGGAATGGAAGACCATTCATGCTGGCCGGCGTCGGATGGAAGGCGGACAACGCGCGAAAGAAGAAGTTACTCCAATCAATCCCTCCGAAAATCCCGGCGATTATGCTGGCCCACTCCTCGGTTATTTTCCGAAAAATCCCGGCATCAAGAAATATTTTGGTTCTTTCCGGCGACACACACGGGGGACAGATCCGTCTTCCAAGCTTTTTGTGGAAGATACTGGCCCTCAAACCGGATCCGGAGCACATGTACGGTCTCTATCATGAAGGTCGCAAGATCCTGTACGTGAGCAGTGGAGTGGGAACATCGGAGATTCCGTTCCGCCTCGGCATGCCGCCGGAGATCGTTCTGTTTCAGTTCATCCCGTGAAGGAGGGAGGTTGTTGTGAGCAAGAAGATTCTCAACCTCGGGGTATTGCTCTTGATGCTATTGCTTTTCTGTGCGGCATGCCGTTCAGAAAAGCCGGGCATGCAATATGATTTCGAATCCCGGGATGATCTGGACAGTCTGCAATGGAAGTGCGGGACGATCTTTTCCCTCTCCGGAGAACATGCCACGTCAGGCAGACATTCACTCAAAATGGAGCTGTATCCATCCGACTATCCCGGCCTGACTCTCTCCGGTTTCAACCCAGACTGGTCGGGAGCAAGCATCCTGCACATCGATCTTTTCAACCCCGGCAGGGATCCCCTCCGCATCACGATTCGAATCGATGACCGAGCCAACCCGCCATACATTGACCGCTTCAACCACTCCTTCCATATCGCACCCGGGATGAATCATCTTGCCGTTCCGTTGCAAACTCTCGTAACTTCGGGGAGAAAACGGCACCTGGAAACGGCACACATTACAAAACTCGTTATTTTCATAAGCCACCCCGAAAGAAAGCAAACCCTTTACATCGACAATATACAAACGGAATGATCCTGACACGTAAACAGAAAAACAACATCTTTCCGTTGGACTCTGCCTGCAAACTATGCAATAATCCCGGCAACTTCATTATTATCATAGAGTTAGAAGATGATAAACGCCCTTTCCGTCGACGTGGAAGAATATTTTCAGGTATCCGCCTTTGACCAGGTGATCGACCGGCGAAGATGGCCAGCACTGGAAAGCCGCCTTGCCAACCCCCTCCACAGGATCCTGGACCTCTTCGATCGCTATAAAACAAATGCTACCTTCTTTGTCCTGGGTTGGATCGCAGAGCGTCACCCGGCGCTGATCGGCGAGATCCATGCACGAGGCCACGAAATCGCCTCCCACGGATATGAGCACCGGCTGATCTATGAAAGCTCTCCGAATCACTTCGCGGGAGACCTTGAAAGATCCCGGAAGACTCTGGAGGATATCACCGGACATGGTATTCTCGGATACCGTGCCCCCAGCTATTCCATTACACGCGAAAACATGTGGGCCTTTGATGCCCTGATCGAACAGGGGTTCGTATATGATTCCAGTATCTTTCCGATCCATCACGATCGTTACGGCATATCCGGCAGTCCCCGTTTTCCCTATACGATCAGGCGTAAAAACGGCCGGATCCTGGAGTTTCCCCTCTCGACGGCACGCATTATGGGCGGCAATATCCCGGTCGCGGGAGGGGGCTACCTCCGTCTCTTCCCTTTCCCACTTATTCGTTGGGGGCTGCGACACATCAACCGCAAGGAAAAAGAACCTTTCATCCTCTATTTTCATCCATGGGAGATCGACCCGGAACAACCACGGCAGGCGGTCAATGCTGTAACCCGTTTCCGCCACTATCACAACCTCAACCGGATGGAAGGAAAGATCGAGCATCTCCTGCAGGAATTCACCTTTACTTCCGTCTCCGGTTTACTAAAAGTGCTCTTCTCCCACGACTATACAGAGACAACGGGGACCGCGACATGATGGTAACAGCGCTGTTGATCCTTTGCATGCTGATCACTTCCGTCACGGCTTTGCTGCTGCTCACGCGTGAACGGAAAAGTATTGCATTGAAAACGCTGGGGCAAACGGCCGGGTTGCATGCATTCATTATCCTCTGGCTGTTCCTCTCCTGGAACGGGTTCCTCCCCTTTCTCACTCTTTTGCCGCTGCGGATTGTCCTCTCCCTTTTCTCGCTGACGCTCTATACCTCGGTCCTCTTTTCTTTCCATCATGTCCGTTTTGAACGACCGCTCCTTCCCGGGATTCAACGAATCGCATTACCTGTATCGGCTTTTCTGGCCGCACTCTTTTTTCTCCTCTCCTTCCATCCGATACTCCTGGCCGAAAAGACACTGCTTAACGGCCGGATCGCACTCCGTTTCGGGCCGGCAGGAACCCTCTTCGGCATCGCAACCATCCTCTGTCAGTTGATCATTCTCTTTCAGATGGAGCAAACCTTTCGCTCCGCCTCAACAAATCAACGGATCCGGCTCAAATTTCTCATCCTGGGAATTGCCTGCGGCAGTCTGTATCTCCTTTTTCTGGCCGGCAGGATTCTCCTGTATCATTCCATCGCAATTGATTATCTGGTCGCCGGCGCCGTCGTCGCTTCGGCCTGCTGGTTGATGATCCTTTTTGCAATGGTTCGACATCGTTTATTGCAGGCGGATCTCTTTATCTCCCGACAGGTCGTTTTTACTTCCGTTGCGGCCTTCGGAATCGGTCTTTATCTCTTCGTTGCAGGAATGATTGGATTCTTCATCCGTTCCCGGCGGAGTCAATGGGACCTGCTGATCACGATTATCTTCGTCGCCCTGACCATTATTTTTTTCGCCATGCTCCTTTACTCCCCCGTCCTGCAACGACGGATCAAACATTTCATCCACACCCACTTCTACCGTTACCAGTATGACTACCGAGAGGAATGGAAGGAATTCACCCGGAAGATCATTGCCGCCCGGGACCTTCCCCAACTCCTCGAAGGGGTCATCGAAATGATCTCCGAAACCCTTTGGATCAACCAGCTCTCCCTCTGGCTCTTTAATGAAAAGACGGGGATTCTGACATTTACCACCAGCCGCAACCTTCCCAGGAAGGCCCAATTCGTCCGCAGGGAATCCCCGCTGGTGGCCTCCCTGCTCCGTACCGGCACCCCCTTTACCACACAATCGTCACGAGGAAGGAAGACCGCAGAAGCAATGAAGGATTTCTTCCAGCGATACCAGATCTCGATGATCGTTCCGCTCAAACTGGGCAAACGGCTGGTCGGGATGATCACATTAGGCCCCACGATGAAAGGAACCGACTATACGGATGAGGACGGGGAGCTCCTGACCATGATCGCGGATCAGGCCGCCGGCGCCATTATCAGCGCCCAGTTAATCGAGGAGATCGGCCGGACCAAGGAAGAAGAGTCCTTCAACAAGATCTCCTCCTTCCTGGTTCATGATCTGAAAAACCTGGTCTCTTCCCTGTCGCTGGCCCTGCAGAATGCCAAGCGGAACATTGCCAATCCCGCTTTCCAGATGGACCTCCTCTCAACATTGGTGAATACCATCGAGAAAATGCAGACCCTCATCGAGAAACTCTCCACACTTCCGAAGGAACTGGTGATCCACAAGGAACCGGTCAACATCAACCGGTTGATTCGGGAAGCCATAGAGAGTTCCCGTGTAGACAACCTGCGGAATGTGGAACTGCACACGGAACTGAATGAACTCCCCCTGATCCAGGCGGATGGCGAATATGTGAAAAAGGTCCTGGTCAATCTGATTCTGAACGCCGTCCAGGCACTGCCGAACGGCAGGGGAAGGATCGAGATCTCCTCTTACGACAGCGACGGCTATGTCCGAGCCGAGGTCCTGGACGATGGAGAAGGAATGTCGGACGAGTTTATCACCCAGGAACTCTTCAAGCCCTATCGCTCGACAAAGAAGAAGGGATTGGGAATCGGTCTTTTCCAATGCAAGACCATTATGGAAGCCCACGGCGGAAAGATTGAAGTCCACAGCCTGCCGCAACGGGGCTCTCAATTTATCCTGAGTTTTCCCATTGCATAGGAGCATCCCATGACAGGATCAGGCTATCGATGGATGCAGGTCGGAGATATCAACGCCTTTTTCGGCCTCATGATCGACAACATGTCCGACCTGGTCATCATGGCCGGCATCCTGATCGGGGTCTTCGGCTTTCCCCGGGAACTCGTCCTGTACCGCATGATTCCCGGCACGGCCGTCGGCGTCCTGGCGGGTGATCTTTTCTATAGCTACCTGGCCTTCCGTCTCGCCCGAGAAACGGGACGAAGCGACGTGACCGCCATGCCCCTGGGGCTTGATACCCCTTCCACCTTCGGTCTCGCCTTCGGAATCATCGGCCCGGCCTACCTAAAGTTCAAAGACCCGATTCTGGTCTGGAAGATCGCTATGTCCGTCATTATTCTCATGGGACTCATCAAAGTCATCGGTGCCGGGTTCGGTCCGGCTATCCGCCGCGTGGTCCCCCGTGCGGGACTTTTGGGGTCCATCGCCGCCGTCGCCCTGATGCTGATCGCCTTTCTGCCCGCGCTGAAGGTCTTCGCCGATCCCGTCGTCGGCTTCGTCTCCCTCGGGATCATCCTGATGACCCTGATCGCAAAGATCCGGTTTCCGCTGCGCATACCGGGTGCCCTGGCCGCCGTTCTTGCGGGAAGCCTTCTTTACTATCTCCTGCAATGGACGGGGCTTGCCGCCATGGCCCCGGCACCCGTGTCGGAACTCCACTTGAGTTTCCGTTTCCCCTGGCCGAGCCTTGGATTTCTGGGAGGACTGTCGGCGGCCCTGCGCTATCTTCCCGTGGCCATTCCCTTTGCGATTGCAATTGTGGTGGGCGGCATCGATGTTACCGAGTCCGCGGCAGCGGCCGGTGATGAATACAGCAGCCGGACCCTCCTCTTTGCCGACGGCATCGGCACCATCCTCTCCGGTCTCTGCGGCGGCGTCATCCAGAGTACCCCTTACATCGGTCACCCCGCCTACAAGGAGATGGGCGGGCGGGCCGGCTATACCCTGGCCACGGCACTCTTTATCGGATTAGGCGGCATGTTCGGCTATCTCTCCTTTTTCGTCGACCTTCTTCCCGAGGCCGCCGTCGCCCCGATCCTCATCTTTATCGGCCTGGAAATTACCGCTCAGGCATTTGAGGCGACCCCTTCCCGCCATGCCCGGGCGGTGGCAATCGCCTTTCTCCCGGTCATCGCCAACCTCCTCTCCATCGAAATGGCGAACCTGCTCTCCAACATCGGAAAAACAGCGGCCGACCTGACGGGTCATGCCGCCGTAACCTATCAAAGTATTCTGGTCCTGGGAAACGGATTTATTCTCTCTTCGCTTCTGTGGGGTGGAGCCGTTGCCCACATCATCGACAAAAAGCTCAAGACAGCGGCTTTCTACTTCACCCTCGCGGGTCTCTGTTCCCTCTTCGGAATCATTCACTCCCCCCTTTCCGACGGAGAGATCTTTCTTCCCTGGCACATCGCTTCGGCCGTACCCTACCGGCTCTGTGCCGGCTACCTTCTGACCGCCCTGCTCCTCTTGTCCCTTCATCCGGCCGGTTCGAAAGCCGCCCACAACGGAGAAAATGTTTCCCGGAATTTTCATTGAAGAAAACCGCCGAAAATGGTAATTTAACAATTCTTTTTTTCAAACCTGTATCGGGTGATTCAACGATGAACGAAGAGATGATCGATCGTGTTTCCAGACCGTCGCGCTATATCGGTCGGGAGATCAACACAATCCATAAGAATCCACACGAAGTCGAGGTGAAAATCGCCCTCGCTTTTCCCGACACTTACGAGATCGGCATGTCCCACCTGGGGTTGAAAATCCTTTATGACATTCTGAACCGTAGGGAGGATACCCTGGCCGAACGGGTCTATGCCCCCTGGAAGGATATGGAGACAGTCCTTCGGAGCGAAGGCAGGCCGCTGACCACCCTTGAATCCTCGACATCGCCGGCCGAGTTTGACCTGATCGGTTTCACCCTCCAGTACGAAATGAGCTATACCAATATCCTGAATATGCTCGACCTGGCGGGGCTTCCCCTTCGGGCTACCGAACGGGATGAACGCCACCCCCTGATCGTCGGGGGAGGTCCCTGCGCCTTCAATCCCGAACCTTTGTCCGATTTTTTCGATCTCTTCGTCATCGGCGACGGAGAGGAAGTCCTCCACGAGATCATCGAGGTTTTCCGAACATACCGGGTCGGCACAAGGTCGAAGCTTCTGCAGGAACTCGCCCGGCTGGAGGGGATCTATGTCCCGGCCCATTTTTCGATCACCTATCACAACGATGGGCGGATTGCCGAGATTCGGAATGTCACGGGGGGGAAAGACCGGATTCACAAACGGCTTGTCACCGACCTGAACGCAACACCTTATCCCTGCGCTCCGATCCTTCCCTACATGAAAACCGTCCATGACCGGGTCGCCCTTGAGATCTCCAGGGGATGCACACAGGGATGCCGTTTCTGCCAGGCCGGGATGATCTACCGTCCCGTCCGGGAACGGAAGATCGGCACCCTTCTTGATATTCTGGAAAGATCGGTGGAGAGTACGGGACATGAAGAGGCCTCTCTCACTTCTCTTTCGAGCGGTGATTATACCGCCCTTCCCCAGCTGGTCGATTCGGTCCTGCGTTTCGCCGAGGAACGGCACATCGGGGTTTCCCTTCCCTCTCTCCGCCCGGGGACCCTGACCGCAGGTATTATTGAAGCGATCCGAAAGGTCCGGAAGACCGGTTTTACCATCGCTCCGGAAGCCGGGACTCAGCG
This genomic window from Deltaproteobacteria bacterium contains:
- a CDS encoding DUF3473 domain-containing protein, which translates into the protein MINALSVDVEEYFQVSAFDQVIDRRRWPALESRLANPLHRILDLFDRYKTNATFFVLGWIAERHPALIGEIHARGHEIASHGYEHRLIYESSPNHFAGDLERSRKTLEDITGHGILGYRAPSYSITRENMWAFDALIEQGFVYDSSIFPIHHDRYGISGSPRFPYTIRRKNGRILEFPLSTARIMGGNIPVAGGGYLRLFPFPLIRWGLRHINRKEKEPFILYFHPWEIDPEQPRQAVNAVTRFRHYHNLNRMEGKIEHLLQEFTFTSVSGLLKVLFSHDYTETTGTAT
- the prsK gene encoding PEP-CTERM system histidine kinase PrsK, which codes for MMVTALLILCMLITSVTALLLLTRERKSIALKTLGQTAGLHAFIILWLFLSWNGFLPFLTLLPLRIVLSLFSLTLYTSVLFSFHHVRFERPLLPGIQRIALPVSAFLAALFFLLSFHPILLAEKTLLNGRIALRFGPAGTLFGIATILCQLIILFQMEQTFRSASTNQRIRLKFLILGIACGSLYLLFLAGRILLYHSIAIDYLVAGAVVASACWLMILFAMVRHRLLQADLFISRQVVFTSVAAFGIGLYLFVAGMIGFFIRSRRSQWDLLITIIFVALTIIFFAMLLYSPVLQRRIKHFIHTHFYRYQYDYREEWKEFTRKIIAARDLPQLLEGVIEMISETLWINQLSLWLFNEKTGILTFTTSRNLPRKAQFVRRESPLVASLLRTGTPFTTQSSRGRKTAEAMKDFFQRYQISMIVPLKLGKRLVGMITLGPTMKGTDYTDEDGELLTMIADQAAGAIISAQLIEEIGRTKEEESFNKISSFLVHDLKNLVSSLSLALQNAKRNIANPAFQMDLLSTLVNTIEKMQTLIEKLSTLPKELVIHKEPVNINRLIREAIESSRVDNLRNVELHTELNELPLIQADGEYVKKVLVNLILNAVQALPNGRGRIEISSYDSDGYVRAEVLDDGEGMSDEFITQELFKPYRSTKKKGLGIGLFQCKTIMEAHGGKIEVHSLPQRGSQFILSFPIA